Genomic DNA from Candidatus Cloacimonadota bacterium:
CCAGGATGCGGATCAGCGATCCTTCGAGGGCGCGCACGCTGGAGGAGATGGATTCCGCGATGAAGGAAAAGACATCATCGGAGAGTTCGATGTTTTCCGGCTCGGCTTTCTTGCGCAGGATGGCCACCCTGGTTTCGAAATCGGGGTTTTTGAGGTCGCAGAGCAGGCCGCTCTCGAAGCGGGTGACCAGACGTTTTTCCAAATCCGGGATATCCTTGGGCGGCCGGTCAGAAGTGAGCACGATCTGTTTGCGGCTGTCAAAGAGGGCGTTGAAGGTGTGGAAAAATTCTTCCTGGGTGCCTTCCTTGCGGGAAAGAAAATGGATGTCATCAACCAGCAGCAGGTCCACCTTGCGGTATTTGGCGCGGAAATCCGGCATCTTGTTGGAACGGATGGAATCGATCATCTCGTTGGTGAATTCTTCGCTGGTGGTGTAAAAGATGGAGCAGTTGCGCCCCTCCCGGGCCACGAAATTGCCCACAGCCTGCATCAGGTGGGTTTTGCCCATGCCGCTTTCGCCGTAGATGAAGAGCGGATTGTAGGTATAGCCCGGCGCTTCGGCCACCGCCTTGGCCGCGGAGTAGGCAAAGTTGTTGTTTCGTCCCACCACGAACTGTTCGAAGCTAAAGCGGTCATTCAGCTTGGTGTTGAGGATCACCCGGTTGCCCGAATACTCGGTTTGGGCGGCTTTGTTATCGGCCAGATAATGGGGAGGAGAGGTGAATTTCACCTGATAACGCTGCTTGTAAAGGGCGTAAGAGATCTCTCCCAAAGTGTCGGTGTAATTCTGGTTCAGGTAGTTTGCCGCGAATTGCGTTGGTACCCTGATCACCAGGGTGTTGTCCAGCATGTCCACCAGCTTGGTGTCCGAAAACCAGGTCCGGAAACTCTGGTGATTGATGTTGTCCTCGAGCTTGTCTAAAATGTTTTGCCAGATATCTTGGTCCATCATCTCTATCCTATTGAAAAAATCGTCTTTATCCACACGCGGCAGCTTTCTCATCCCCGTGCTGGATGGCTTGAATCAAACGCTTGCCGCTCAATGCTTTATGCCGTATAAATGTAACCCTGAGCCACCCTCCCGCGAAAAGTTATCCACATCTTGTCCACAATTGCCGGGGGCCAGGCCTAAAAGCTGCTGGCCTTGCAGTTACACAACCGCGCAGGATCGAGCGGCAAAGGCATCCCAAGCTTTTTTCCCGGCGTTCTTTTGTCAAGCAGCTAAATCGTTTAACACAATAACCCATGGATACATCACATTCGCT
This window encodes:
- the dnaA gene encoding chromosomal replication initiator protein DnaA is translated as MDQDIWQNILDKLEDNINHQSFRTWFSDTKLVDMLDNTLVIRVPTQFAANYLNQNYTDTLGEISYALYKQRYQVKFTSPPHYLADNKAAQTEYSGNRVILNTKLNDRFSFEQFVVGRNNNFAYSAAKAVAEAPGYTYNPLFIYGESGMGKTHLMQAVGNFVAREGRNCSIFYTTSEEFTNEMIDSIRSNKMPDFRAKYRKVDLLLVDDIHFLSRKEGTQEEFFHTFNALFDSRKQIVLTSDRPPKDIPDLEKRLVTRFESGLLCDLKNPDFETRVAILRKKAEPENIELSDDVFSFIAESISSSVRALEGSLIRILAYASYNKLNPTDLDTETVRNILSDMISEHRKEISLDAITQQVCLAYNITIPQIVDKTRRQQISYPRQIAMYLANLLIPQLSLKEIADYFKRKDHTTVLHAKKMIDNRFREDITFRSHIEQLIKNIRA